A window of Microcystis aeruginosa FD4 contains these coding sequences:
- a CDS encoding foldase protein PrsA, translating into MSHSITITNQDLIEQLKLSGKVPEMAEGIIARKIIIETATEAGIKNTTAELQQAADQFRLAKGLHNAKDTWNWLQKQGLSLDDFEAIVQFSLLSGKLAEHLFADKIESYFVEHQLDYTGAVIYEVVLADQAMAEELYESIQEEEISFQEVAHRYIEDVELRRKGGYRGTVYRKDLRPNLSAAIFASDSSRLLKPLQGDRGFHLIFVEEILKPQLTEELALQIRVDLFNGWVKEKIQEIEYELSN; encoded by the coding sequence ATGTCCCATAGTATCACCATCACCAATCAAGACCTTATCGAACAGCTTAAGCTATCGGGGAAAGTCCCCGAAATGGCCGAGGGAATTATCGCTCGGAAAATCATCATCGAAACCGCGACGGAAGCGGGGATTAAAAACACGACTGCCGAGTTACAACAGGCGGCCGATCAATTCCGTCTCGCCAAAGGATTACATAACGCCAAAGATACATGGAATTGGTTGCAAAAACAGGGCTTATCCCTAGATGATTTTGAGGCGATCGTTCAATTCAGTTTACTATCGGGTAAATTAGCCGAACATCTTTTCGCAGACAAAATTGAATCCTATTTTGTGGAACACCAGCTAGATTATACCGGCGCGGTGATCTACGAGGTGGTGTTAGCAGATCAGGCGATGGCGGAGGAGTTGTATGAATCGATTCAGGAGGAGGAAATCAGCTTTCAGGAAGTAGCGCATCGCTATATCGAGGATGTGGAATTACGACGCAAGGGAGGTTATCGCGGTACTGTTTACCGTAAGGATTTACGACCGAATCTTTCGGCCGCAATTTTCGCATCGGATTCTTCTCGATTGTTGAAACCGCTGCAAGGCGATCGAGGTTTTCACCTGATTTTTGTTGAGGAAATCCTTAAGCCACAATTAACCGAGGAGTTGGCTTTGCAAATCCGTGTCGATTTGTTTAACGGCTGGGTAAAGGAGAAGATTCAGGAAATAGAATACGAGTTAAGTAATTAA